The following are from one region of the Quercus robur chromosome 1, dhQueRobu3.1, whole genome shotgun sequence genome:
- the LOC126713057 gene encoding uncharacterized protein LOC126713057: MGALLAQYLEESRKENAIYYISKKMLPYEEKYSPLEKTCVALVWATRKLRHYMLTFKVLLIARMDPLKYLMEKPVQDGKTAKWKSVKGTTIVDHLTHCSPEEAEEIQGDFPDKDIMRIEAESWKMYFDGANNQNGSGIGVLLISPKGTHIPFSGRLNFPTTNNATKYEACIMGLRAVLGLEIQNRWKIKEERLMPYHECLQKWAPKFNKIQYQYVPRMQNQIANALATMASMMDGPKEDEARPIVVEAYCMSIKEDEEKNGEGEWYSDILQYLKDGTYPKSTNKNDQLTIRRLSTNYIICGERLYRRSYDGIHLLCVIAKEAQQIIEEVHESSYGPHMNAHIL; this comes from the exons ATGGGGGCTCTGCTTGCACAATACCTAGAGGAGTCTAGGAAAGAGAATGCAATCTACTACATCAGCAAGAAGATGTTGCCTTATGAAGAAAAGTATTCACCACTGGAGAAGACATGTGTAGCACTTGTATGGGCAACCCGCAAACTCAGACATTATATGCTTACTTTCAAAGTCTTGTTGATTGCAAGAATGGATCCTTTGAAGTATTTGATGGAAAAGCCTGTGCAAGATGGAAAAACGGCTAAATGG AAATCTGTGAAGGGGACAACGATTGTTGATCACTTAACCCACTGTTCACCTGAAGAAGCTGAAGAGATCCAAGGAGACTTTCCAGATAAAGATATCATGAGGATTGAGGCGGAATCATGGAAGATGTATTTTGATGGAGCAAATAATCAAAATGGAAGTGGTATTGGGGTTCTCTTAATCTCTCCAAAAGGGACACACATCCCATTCTCTGGTAGGCTCAACTTTCCTACTACTAATAATGCCACTAAATATGAAGCTTGCATTATGGGGTTACGAGCAGTCCTGGGTCTTGAA ATTCAAAATAGATGGAAGATCAAGGAAGAGAGGTTGATGCCTTATCATGAATGTCTTCAGAAGTGGGCCCCGAAATTCAACAAGATCCAGTACCAATATGTGCCAAGGATGCAGAATCAAATTGCAAATGCTTTAGCAACAATGGCATCCATGATGGATGGACCTAAGGAAGATGAAGCTAGACCAATAGTAGTGGAAGCTTATTGCATGTCaataaaagaagatgaggaaAAGAATGGAGAAGGTGAATGGTATTCAgacattttacaatacctcaaGGATGGGACATACCCAAAGTCAACAAACAAGAATGATCAATTGACCATTAGAAGGTTGTccactaattatattatttgtggGGAGAGGCTTTACAGAAGATCATATGATGGAATTCACCTTCTTTGTGTGATAGCCAAGGAAGCACAGCAAATAATTGAAGAAGTCCATGAGTCAAGCTATGGGCCACATATGAATGCACACATACTATGA